In the Helianthus annuus cultivar XRQ/B chromosome 11, HanXRQr2.0-SUNRISE, whole genome shotgun sequence genome, one interval contains:
- the LOC110887781 gene encoding uncharacterized protein LOC110887781, with protein sequence MDTLVDISGCADRDVVKYVSQSFKGEALAWWRSLIQTTGKIPLYNLSWDQFIALIKENYCPQHEVEKIGTDFLTLVMKNLDCQAYLTSFNTMSRLVRYLVTPEPKRIAHFIGGLAPEIKASVKASRPTTFRSVADFSLSLTLDAVRQRSLRNSDAEKRKREDDNSHRSDKMHKGNSDHKKSSGFKKDDQQLGEKSKCKICKKRHLGRCRYESKSQSQPRACGICKSSEHKTLECKKIKDATCYNCNEKRHIKSNCPKYTKRTKDGKKTIARVFQMNAREAVQDDNMIIEP encoded by the exons ATGGATACTTTGGTTGATATCAGTGGTTGcgctgatagggatgttgtgaaATATGTATCTCAGTCGTTTAAAGGAGAAgcactagcttggtggaggtctctaATCCAGACTACTGGGAAGATCCCGTTGTACAATCTGTCTTGGGATCAGTTTATCGCtttgatcaaggagaattactgtcctcaacatgaagttgagaagatcGGGACCGATTTCCTGACATTGGTTATGAAGAATTTGGACTGTCAGgcatatttaacaagttttaataccatgtctcgattggttcgATATCTGGTGACACCAGAACCGAAACGGATAGCTcatttcattgggggtttagccccggaGATCAAAGCCAGTGTAAAGGCATCCCGACCTACTACCTTTAGGTCTGTAGCTGATTTTTCATTGTCTCTTACCCTTgatgcggtcaggcagagatcgcttagGAATTCTgatgctgagaagagaaaacgtgaggatgataactcGCACCGTTCTGACAAGATGCACAAAGGGAACTCTGACCACAAGAAGAGTTCAGGGTTCAAGAAAGATGACCAACAGTTAGGTGAGAAGTCCAAGTGTAAAATCTGTAAAAAGCGCCATTTGGGAAGGTGCAGATATGAATCCAAGTCCCAATCACAGCCAAGAGCTTGTGGAATCTGTAAGTCTTCTGAGCATAAGACGTTGGAATGTAAGAAGATAAAGGATGCGACGTGCTATAACTGTAACGAGAAGAGGCACATCAAGTCTAACTGCCCAAAGTATACGAAGAGGACTAAAGATGGGAAGAAGACCAttgctagggtcttccagatgaatgcaCGGGAAGCAGTTCAGGATGATAACATGATAATAG AAccctaa